From the Salmo trutta chromosome 2, fSalTru1.1, whole genome shotgun sequence genome, one window contains:
- the LOC115156176 gene encoding dual specificity mitogen-activated protein kinase kinase 4, with amino-acid sequence METFPFWRNLLRTDFRDLARDAHSPSIDVAVYAVLRSLAQCPVWREREGEVCSACIAASALLESNTTMATPSSNSNSTTSSGNSNIAGSTSHHHHPQTQHMTTVSSMQESNTCWRCQNETGKRKALKLNFANPSVKPATRLPLNPSPSTAPSFQNPHIERMRTHSIESSGKLKISTENACDFTAEDLRDLGEIGRGAYGSVNQMQHKPSGQIMAVKRIRSTVDEKEQKQLLMDLDVVMRSSDCLYIVQFYGALFREGDCWICMELMSTSFDKFYKYVYCSLDDVIPEEILGKITLATVKALNHLKENLKIIHRDIKPSNILMDRNGNIKLCDFGISGQLVDSIAKTRDAGCRPYMAPERIDPSASRQGYDVRSDVWSLGITLYELATGRFPYPKWNSVFDQLTQVVKGEPPQLCNSEDRQFSPKFINFVNLCLTKDESKRPKYKELLKHPFILMYEERFVDVASYVCRILDQIPASPISPMYVD; translated from the exons ATGGAAACCTTTCCTTTCTGGCGTAACCTGTTACGCACAGACTTCCGTGACTTGGCCCGGGACGCCCATAGCCCATCCATAGACGTGGCCGTCTATGCTGTGCTGCGCTCGCTGGCGCAGTGTCccgtgtggagagagagagagggcgaagtTTGCTCTGCCTGCATTGCAGCCTCAGCGCTGCTGGAATCGAACACAACAATGGCGACTCCCAGTTCCAACAGCAATTCAACAACCTCCAGCGGAAACAGCAACATTGCAGGATCCACCTCGCACCACCATCACCCGCAAACACAACACATGACCACCGTCAGCAGCATGCAAG aAAGCAACACGTGCTGGAGGTGTCAAAACGAAACag GTAAACGTAAAGCCCTGAAGCTGAACTTCGCCAACCCTTCAGTGAAGCCAGCTACCAGGTTGCCCCTCAACCCCTCACCTTCAACTGCCCCCTCCTTCCAGAACCCACACAT AGAGCGTATGAGGACACACAGTATCGAGTCGTCGGGGAAGCTGAAGATTTCTACGGAGAATGCCTGTGACTTCACGGccgaggacctgagggacctggGGGAGATTGGCCGTGGGGCCTATGGCTCCGTCAACCAGATGCAGCACAAACCCAGTGGACAGATCATGGCCGTCAAG AGGATCCGCTCCACGGTGGATGAGAAGGAGCAGAAGCAGCTGCTGATGGATCTAGACGTGGTAATGAGGAGTAGTGACTGTCTCTACATCGTTCAGTTCTACGGAGCTCTCTTCAGAGAG GGCGACTGTTGGATATGTATGGAACTAATGTCTACCTCATTCGACAAATTCTACAAATATGTATATTGTTCGTTAGATGACGTCATTCCAGAGGAAATATTAGGCAAAATTACATTAGCA ACCGTTAAAGCGCTGAACCACTTAAAAGAAAACTTGAAAATAATTCACAGAG ACATCAAACCTTCCAACATTCTCATGGACCGTAACGGCAACATCAAACTGTGTGACTTTGGCATCAGTGGTCAGCTGGTGGACTCTATAGCCAAGACCAGAGACGCAGGCTGCAGACCCTACATGGCA CCGGAGAGGATAGACCCCAGTGCTTCCAGACAAGGCTACGACGTCCGATCTGACGTGTGGAGTTTGGGGATCACCCTG TATGAGTTGGCCACCGGCAGATTCCCGTACCCCAAGTGGAATAGCGTGTTTGATCAGCTGACCCAGGTGGTGAAGGGCGAGCCGCCGCAGCTCTGCAACTCTGAGGACAGACAGTTCTCCCCCAAGTTCATCAACTTTGTCAATTTATG CCTCACAAAGGATGAGTCAAAACGGCCCAAGTACAAGGAGCTCTTG AAACACCCGTTCATCTTGATGTACGAGGAGAGGTTTGTGGACGTGGCCAGCTACGTGTGTCGCATCCTGGACCAGATCCCTGCCTCCCCCATCTCCCCTATGTATGTGGACTGA